A region from the Biomphalaria glabrata chromosome 14, xgBioGlab47.1, whole genome shotgun sequence genome encodes:
- the LOC106055184 gene encoding carbohydrate sulfotransferase 10-like isoform X1 — translation MTLSYKLFLRSKVKHPLLAKSYKKFIFATSSTLFVFLVFQVWSGSIPLYQGKITSDRTRSLRDLNNREDMLTRRAQIDSTCKLFPNMSEALMTSKWLVSRKHNFLYCPVEKVASTFWRRFLHQLEYTNPMRSPFDISAHHIYSHIDTNTSVYETKNQLAQLLHKSIKLLFVRDPFNRLFSAYVDKLLAPNPIFWRIWGVRAIQQFRSTPKGGQAKPACGDDVTFGEFVSLSVSPVGQLDHHLMRIVGLCSPCYVNYTIVGKMETFARDTGLLLRHLDINESDLHLDRMSDDVTKDAVEDSVLDAMSPTWMNKSLGCISKDDVIARIWRKLQIRGFISWRIDPQMAPENVRDINGALLTDLLKMAVLASTNRTELSIQKSQALLEAYSTLAENQFDSIRRVYDMDFKLFNYNSQPEELSPTRLAEVKHTGAFDWRKKWDLTSIL, via the exons ATGACGTTATCTTATAAGCTCTTCCTGAGGTCGAAGGTCAAACATCCTTTGCTGGCAAAGTCGTACAAGAAATTCATCTTCGCAACATCGTCAACCTTGTTTGTATTTCTAG TGTTTCAAGTATGGAGTGGCTCCATTCCATTATATCAAGGAAAG ATTACTAGCGACAGAACCCGAAGTCTCAGAGATCTAAACAACAGAGAGGACATGTTGACCAGAAG AGCTCAGATCGACTCAACATGCAAGTTGTTTCCTAACATGTCCGAGGCTCTAATGACGTCGAAGTGGCTGGTTTCCCGAAAGCACAATTTCCTGTACTGCCCTGTAGAGAAAGTGGCCTCGACCTTCTGGAGACGTTTCTTGCACCAGCTGGAGTACACTAATCCCATGAG GTCACCGTTTGATATAAGTGCTCATCACATCTATTCCCACATCGACACTAACACGTCAGTCTACGAGACAAAGAACCAACTCGCCCAGCTTCTGCATAAGTCAATCAAACTTCTTTTCGTCCGCGATCCTTTCAACCGACTCTTCTCGGCGTATGTGGACAAACTCTTGGCGCCGAACCCAATCTTTTGGCGGATCTGGGGCGTCAGAGCCATCCAGCAGTTCCGCAGCACGCCCAAAGGCGGCCAGGCCAAGCCCGCCTGCGGCGATGACGTCACTTTCGGGGAGTTCGTCAGCCTGTCCGTGAGCCCGGTCGGACAGCTTGACCACCACTTGATGAGAATAGTCGGGCTGTGTTCTCCTTGTTACGTAAACTACACCATCGTGGGCAAGATGGAGACCTTCGCCCGAGACACGGGACTGCTCTTGAGACATCTCGACATCAACGAGAGTGACCTTCACCTGGACAGGATGTCTGACGATGTCACGAAAGACGCAGTGGAGGATTCGGTTCTGGACGCCATGAGTCCGACCTGGATGAACAAGTCTTTGGGCTGTATCTCAAAAGATGACGTCATCGCCAGGATTTGGCGAAAGCTGCAGATACGAGGGTTCATCAGCTGGAGAATCGACCCCCAGATGGCGCCTGAAAACGTTCGCGATATCAACGGCGCGTTGTTAACAGATCTGCTCAAAATGGCGGTACTAGCCTCCACCAATCGCACGGAACTAAGCATCCAAAAGTCCCAGGCTTTACTTGAGGCATACAGTACGTTAGCGGAGAATCAGTTCGACAGCATTCGGCGAGTTTACGACAtggattttaaactttttaactatAACTCGCAACCGGAAGAGCTTTCGCCAACCAGATTAGCAGAAGTGAAGCATACGGGAGCATTTGATTGGCGAAAAAAGTGGGATTTAACATCTATTTTATAA
- the LOC106055184 gene encoding carbohydrate sulfotransferase 12-like isoform X2: MSEALMTSKWLVSRKHNFLYCPVEKVASTFWRRFLHQLEYTNPMRSPFDISAHHIYSHIDTNTSVYETKNQLAQLLHKSIKLLFVRDPFNRLFSAYVDKLLAPNPIFWRIWGVRAIQQFRSTPKGGQAKPACGDDVTFGEFVSLSVSPVGQLDHHLMRIVGLCSPCYVNYTIVGKMETFARDTGLLLRHLDINESDLHLDRMSDDVTKDAVEDSVLDAMSPTWMNKSLGCISKDDVIARIWRKLQIRGFISWRIDPQMAPENVRDINGALLTDLLKMAVLASTNRTELSIQKSQALLEAYSTLAENQFDSIRRVYDMDFKLFNYNSQPEELSPTRLAEVKHTGAFDWRKKWDLTSIL, translated from the exons ATGTCCGAGGCTCTAATGACGTCGAAGTGGCTGGTTTCCCGAAAGCACAATTTCCTGTACTGCCCTGTAGAGAAAGTGGCCTCGACCTTCTGGAGACGTTTCTTGCACCAGCTGGAGTACACTAATCCCATGAG GTCACCGTTTGATATAAGTGCTCATCACATCTATTCCCACATCGACACTAACACGTCAGTCTACGAGACAAAGAACCAACTCGCCCAGCTTCTGCATAAGTCAATCAAACTTCTTTTCGTCCGCGATCCTTTCAACCGACTCTTCTCGGCGTATGTGGACAAACTCTTGGCGCCGAACCCAATCTTTTGGCGGATCTGGGGCGTCAGAGCCATCCAGCAGTTCCGCAGCACGCCCAAAGGCGGCCAGGCCAAGCCCGCCTGCGGCGATGACGTCACTTTCGGGGAGTTCGTCAGCCTGTCCGTGAGCCCGGTCGGACAGCTTGACCACCACTTGATGAGAATAGTCGGGCTGTGTTCTCCTTGTTACGTAAACTACACCATCGTGGGCAAGATGGAGACCTTCGCCCGAGACACGGGACTGCTCTTGAGACATCTCGACATCAACGAGAGTGACCTTCACCTGGACAGGATGTCTGACGATGTCACGAAAGACGCAGTGGAGGATTCGGTTCTGGACGCCATGAGTCCGACCTGGATGAACAAGTCTTTGGGCTGTATCTCAAAAGATGACGTCATCGCCAGGATTTGGCGAAAGCTGCAGATACGAGGGTTCATCAGCTGGAGAATCGACCCCCAGATGGCGCCTGAAAACGTTCGCGATATCAACGGCGCGTTGTTAACAGATCTGCTCAAAATGGCGGTACTAGCCTCCACCAATCGCACGGAACTAAGCATCCAAAAGTCCCAGGCTTTACTTGAGGCATACAGTACGTTAGCGGAGAATCAGTTCGACAGCATTCGGCGAGTTTACGACAtggattttaaactttttaactatAACTCGCAACCGGAAGAGCTTTCGCCAACCAGATTAGCAGAAGTGAAGCATACGGGAGCATTTGATTGGCGAAAAAAGTGGGATTTAACATCTATTTTATAA